GGCAAATGAAAATAGGTTATTTTGTTAGAAATATAGGTGTATCAGGTGGTGTCAAATCCATGCTCCAGCACGTAGGTATGCTGAGGGATATGGGGTATGATGCCATACTCATAACAGAAAAGGTGAAAAAAGACTGGTGTCTCCAGACAGAGCCATGCATGGTAAAAGATAAAAATCTAAGAGATCTTCCTAATTGCCATATCTATGTTGGGACAGCATATAATGATGTTAAAAGGCTCTATGATGCAAAAAAAGGAAGGGTTGTCCATTACTGCCAGGGTTATGAACCTACAGAATACAGATCCAGGATAAATGGGGAGTTTATATCTGAAAGATATGAAAGAAGAGGTCTTTTTTCATCTGTAGGCAGGTTTATAGACAATATGAAGTTTCGTAAGCGGATAAAGGAGATAGAATCTATCTATGCCTTGCCTACTATAAAGGCAGGTCTCTCACCTCATCTTGTTCGCCTGATAAAAGAGAGATATGAACAGGAGTGTCATATTATCCAGGGCGGTATTGACGACAGGGTATTCAATGCCAGAGAAAGAAAGCCCTGGGGTTTAAGGGGCAAAATCAGGATACTTTGTGTAGGTTCTATGTTTGTGGGTTTTAAAGGCATACCTGATACCTATGATGCCATAGAGATATTGAAAAAAAGGGGATTGGATTTAGAGTTTATAAGGGTATCACCTGCACCGGCAACAAAAAGGGAGGCAGAAGGCGGGATTGTAGATAGATATTATGTCGGGTTGAATGAGGCAGAGATGGCCGCCCTTTATAAAGAGACCGATATCTATATATCCACTTCTCTGGAAGGTGAGGGGCTTGGATATCCTGCCATTGAGGCACTTGCATGTGGTGTTCCATCCATACTCACCGAGATACCAAGCTATCAAGACCTTGACGAAAAAAGGGATTTTGCTTGCTTTGTCCCTGTCCACAGCCCTGATTTGGTTGCAGAAGGTATAATAAAAATCATAGAGGACTCTGAATTTCGAAATAGATGTATTCAAAGGGGGTTTGAAGTGGCGAAAGGATATACCCTTGAGAGGACAAAGAAAGACCTTAAGATTTTTTTTGAAAAGATCAAAAATTTATAGAAAGGCTAAAATTACAAAAAATTTTTTCTTGACATAAACATAATTTTTGTATTTATTTAAA
This DNA window, taken from Syntrophorhabdaceae bacterium, encodes the following:
- a CDS encoding glycosyltransferase family 4 protein, with protein sequence MKIGYFVRNIGVSGGVKSMLQHVGMLRDMGYDAILITEKVKKDWCLQTEPCMVKDKNLRDLPNCHIYVGTAYNDVKRLYDAKKGRVVHYCQGYEPTEYRSRINGEFISERYERRGLFSSVGRFIDNMKFRKRIKEIESIYALPTIKAGLSPHLVRLIKERYEQECHIIQGGIDDRVFNARERKPWGLRGKIRILCVGSMFVGFKGIPDTYDAIEILKKRGLDLEFIRVSPAPATKREAEGGIVDRYYVGLNEAEMAALYKETDIYISTSLEGEGLGYPAIEALACGVPSILTEIPSYQDLDEKRDFACFVPVHSPDLVAEGIIKIIEDSEFRNRCIQRGFEVAKGYTLERTKKDLKIFFEKIKNL